The Grus americana isolate bGruAme1 chromosome 24, bGruAme1.mat, whole genome shotgun sequence sequence CCGCCACTACTTCGTGCCATGTGGAGGGGAAGGGCCCTGGGCGTCTGGGTGCTCCTCGCCAGCCTGGCCGTGGCCAGCTGGGGCTTCCAAGGTAAGTCCCTGGGTGTCAGTCGcttcccacaggctgctgcGGTGCTGCGCCCCACGGCTGACACGGGAGTGGTGCCACGCAGACCAACACAGTACGTGGAGACCCCCGGCGTGGCGTGCCCGAGGGACCCCGGCGGATGGCGAGGCTGCAGCCGTGCCCGTTGGGCACTCGCCATGGTCCCTGGAGAATGCCAACCCATATTGCTTATACCGCGGGTGTCTCTGCGGTGCTGGGAGGGTGGCTGGGAAGCAGGTCCCCGCAGCTTGCTGGGGTTGTCCGTTGAGGCACCTTGACGTGAGGTTCATAAATGTCGATGGGGAGAAGGGAGCGAATCAGTGCAATGGTCCATGAGGACGGGATCGCTGTGACAACTCTGCCTGCCCTGGACCATTGCTGTGACAGTCCAGAACTGTGCACGTTACTCCCTGGCTATCTGCGATGGCCCAAACCTGCCTTGCAATGACAGAGCGCGTAAAGTTGCACTTGGCAGCGCCGTGGTGGTAGACGAAAGTAGCCATGGGCTTTGTGCCTGGCAGAAACACGCAAGCAGGAGAGGCTGTACTCTGTACTCTGCTCCAGCACTCACCAAATAAGACAGGGAATTTACTCTCCATTTGCAAACTCTGCAGGTGATGCTTTTGGGCCACGGAAGCAATTCTGTGTAgttttttgcatgcttttcactaaaaatgtttttttactATTGGGTAAAAAAACAAAGGGGTTTTTGCCTCCCCATTTGGGCTCGGTTCCTATCCCTGCTGGTGGAAATGTTCCACTTTCTGCTGAAACATCTCTCACTGCAGTGGCACTTGAATACCAATGTGATCTGTGTGTGGGATGAGCGTTATGCACATACAGTCTGAATGGAGTCCAGGTAGATGCCCCATTCCACTTAGTTTTCACTCTAAGGGAATTCGGATCTCTCAGCTACCCAGAGCTGCACCAACGTAACCACCAGTTGAACACTGGACTACTTTTCCACTGGGTAGTCTGCTTTTTGCAGAGCTTTTTGTTTGCAGTGTCCTTTCCACTGCTCAGGGGACAGCCTAATGTGATGGCTTCTACAACAGCCATCTCCATGAATGAGATCTCTTGAGTTGCGCACCACTGTGAGAGTGGAGAACTCGGCTGTGAagctctctgctctccttttttttacAGGACAGAAAGTAATTGTGAAAGAAGCCAGTGGGAAGGTGTTCCTGCAATGTGTGGGCAGCCAAAGTGAAGTCATATGGAAGAAAGATGAGACTGAGATGGGAAACACAACACAGCTGGACTTGGGTGCAATTTACGATGATCCCAGAGGCATCTATACATGCACAATGGGCGGACAGCAAAGTCCCTCTCTCCAGGTGCACTATCGAAGTAAGTGTTGCAAGCCTGGTTTCTAGAGCCAGAACTGCTTGGAGTTTTCACCCAAGGAAATTTTTGAGGGAGCTACTGATTTCCCAGAGTTTGAGGGTGATTCCACCAGTTTGTGGAAGTCCTGACAGCTCCTGTGCTAGACTGCCCACAGGAACGGCCAAGCTTCACGTTCACCTGCATGTGGTGTCCCCAGGAGAGCCCTGTAGCTTCATTTAGTGCCATAACCTGGCACTCATTCCACTTCACTGCTAGCCGCTCGCTGGCCCCGCTGTGGCCTGCCCTAAGTGCTGGGGACATGTGGCAGCTTGCACCACTGCCTTGGGTCACGCAGCAAGCCAAACTTAATCCCTGGTCTCTTGCCCTGGGACTGGAGCCTGCCTGgactggcagagctggctgaggGCTTTGGGCTCACACTGGCCCTGGCGGCAGGGTGGAGGCAGCCAAGGGGCAGGGTCCTGGTCATGGCCCTGCTTTCAGTGTTTGTGTCCTTTTGGGCTTCCAGTGTGCCAGAACTGCATCGAAGTGGACGCTCCCACCATCTCAGGGATCGTGGTCGCAGATGTCGTGGCCACCGTCTTCCTGGCAGTTGCTGTGTATTGCATCACCGGCCAGGACAAGGGACGCATGTCACGAGGTGAGGGGAGAGCCCCGCTGGCTGCCTGCAGGTGGGGACAGGAAGTGCCTGGGCTTCTCTGCATGGTACCTAGGGCCTACAGAGCCCTGTCACTgcaagctgcaggcagcagccagcacacaGTGTGTCTAGGGTAGGAATCCACGTGAGTATTCCGTGTacccctcctgcccctggcTCAGCTTCCCAGGAGAAGCCATTGGCTGCACAAGGTTCACCAAAACATCATCCCAGGGAGAGCAGCTGGTGGCACAGGAACTTCTGAGGCCTTGCAGGGGCTTTCCACCAAGCCTCCCGGAGGAAGTAAAAGCACAGGGCTGAAAGCAGTGGGCCACTTGGGTTTGTTTGCAAATGTTCACCATGCTGCCCATGACTCCCCTGATTCTTGACCACCCTCTTTCTTCATTTAGCTTCTGACAGGCAGAACCTGATTGCCAACGAGCAGCTCTACCAGGTGAGCAGGGgtgtgcacatgcatgtgtgtgtgtgtgggacaCTGGGCTTCAGCACCTCTGTGCGGTGTGGGGCGGCACGGTGAGACCGGTGATGCCATGACggcacagctgctgggggaTACTCGATGCCACAAGGCACTGAGCTGCGTTGGAGATTGCTCTTTGCTGGGGTGATGCAGCTGCCTCCCCCTGAGTGGTCCAGAGGATGGGGCAAGCTCAGCTGCCCCCTGCCTCTTACTGTCTGGGGCTGTTAAGCTCTGTGTGCGGGGAGGGAAAGCTTGCCAAAAGCTTGGCAAAGGGAGGGCTGGGCCAGCTTCCCCGTACCCTCCCTCCCAGGGCTGGACAGACACAGTTGTAGCTCATCTcgcctttttttcctcctagccCCTTGGCGAGCGGGACGATGGACAGTACAGTCGGCTGGCACCTGCCAAGGCCCGCAAGTGAAGTGGGAAGACGCTGGGGCCCATGGCTTCTTCACACCAGGAGTGATATTACAGCAAAGTCACCACCAGTGCCTTCGTAAGATCAGTGCTCGTAGAAGACAGTGCGGGTTTGTGCCTAGAGAGCCCTCCAGCTCTTTGCCACGATGGGCTGCTTGTAgcactctgctttttctgtgacCTGTTGCACTTCTGTATCCCTCTGATTAAAGATGAGCCTATCCCATAGCCTCCCTGCTCCATCAGTTGTGTTGAAGCCTGGGGAGCCCTGCGGTCGCTGGGGAAGGTGCACGCTGGATGCGATCTGCCTGGATCCTTGCAGAGCCGCGAGGCCTGTCCCGGTAGGACACCGTCTCGGTAGGACACTGCTCTGCCAGTGCAGGCAGGTGCCCATGGCTGTGCCACCTCTACGTGCCAGGATCCAAATGACATCCGGGTCCGTTGCTGGAGTGGGGACACCGTGAGCACAGTGATGCTTAGCAAAGTCTGTGTCACCCCTGCAAAATGCCCATGTGCCTCAGCCCCCTGGAGAGAGCTGGGGGGCTAGCAGGAGGGAGGACAGGAGGATGTTTCCTCTGCACATGCAGGGCTTGGCATCTAATCGCAGACTCCAAACCGCAGAGGCTTGCTGGGTCCCGGGCACCCAGCCAGCCTGCAGGTTGCCTCAGTGCTCAGAGGAGTAAAGCATAAGCAAAGCAGCGAGCTGTGCTGGGTCCCCAGAAGAGCTTGCGGGGGCTGAGCCCAGAGAGGAAATGGAAACAACACAGGGCACAAAAACTGCAGCAGAGACCGTGCAAAACACGTGGCAGCAGAGTTGGCCAGGCAGCGAGGGCCAGAGGCAGTCCGCACGCCCCACACACGTCCGCCTCTGCAGTCCACTGGAGAGTGACTCACCTTTGTGACCAGGCCAGGAATCTTTCACAGGGCATTTGGCAACCCCTTTTTCAGGCTCACTAGCCATCCCACTGTGTTGAGTACAGAATGCAGTCGAACAAACTTTCAGAGCCTTTCCCATCTCAACCACCCTTCCAGAATCTGAGCAGCACTGGGTCTTCCCACACCAACCCAGCTCTTCCGGGCTAGGTCCCCGCTCCCCAGCTCTGAGCAGAAACAGCTAACGTGGTCTGACTATGGCCAAAATGGCAGGCAGATAACAGACAGGATCAGCTAGCAGTTAGAAACCTCAGAAACCAGGTCACCCTCCATGTGCCAGTTGCACACACCTGTAggttgttttcctgcttttctgagaATCTGGGTGACAGGCTTTGGAGAGCACCAGGCTGTGAATTGCGTTGTGACTCAGTGGTACGAAGTAAGCACCGAAAGAGTTAACACTCAATAAAGACTGGCCATAAATCTGTGACACGTCTGACACAGCAAACAACACAGAGGCTGTGCAAAGCTGTGGGTGCACCCCACGTACTCTTACAGGAATGAGTGTGTGATCAGCCTTGTGGACAGTGAACAAGAAAAGGAGCTGTTTTCCTATGGTGTTGGCTCTTCATGTGATGACATTTTGCTCTTCACAGGAGCCGAATAATATCTTAGTGTTTTTTACTGCTCTAACTTGCTCCAGTGAAGGGTGAGCCATTGCCATTGCAGGTAGAATATGCCAATACCCATCTTTGGTCTGCAAAGCCATCGGGGTGGGACCTTACAAAAAAAGTGACCACCAGACTGCCTAGTTCATAGCACTTCTGTCACCGTCAGATCTAAAAGCAATGAGCAAAGGTGGCTAACCACACccaaagagcaggagaaacccAGAGCAGAGTGGGTGGCTATGTTCTGCACAAATCAAATACACAGCAGGGACAACATTTACAACTCATCTGTTTGTGAGAGGCTCCTCAGCACCTCACCTTTGGGAggacaaagaaatatttccatagTGCAGCTAAGCACAGAGGCAGAGAGATGTTGTCACTGGATGGGCGCTGATCCCACTGAGATAAGGAGAGCATGCGGTGGCACTGGTTGAGGCAAACACTAGGCAAACATGTAGCCCCATAAATGGTGGCAGAAGCATTGGGGTGTAGCTTGAAGCAAAATTTAGACCTTGTACACCCAGAGTGCTCTGAGCTTCTCACATCCCATTCGTGGCAATGGGCTATATGGCTGGGCTGAGCAAGCGTCCCTGGAGCAGTGATGTCTTGCAGAAGCTGAGAACGTGGCCCAGAGTGGTTTTAGAGCTGCCGGAGGTTAGTGCTCTTTGTATCTTACAATCTCCCTCCTAGATGTTTAGCACCTTGTATAGTaaacccagctgtgctgcttttaaaaCCACATCCTGCAGGGTAAGCACAGCAATCTGAACGTGAAACTTGCTGGGTATACGTCTCCCCATGCTGAAACTCAAGGGTTAAaccacccccagcccccatcactgctgctgtttcctttcttcagagctgttgctctgcagagcaacaGAAACATGGCTCACTTGGCCGGTGTTAGACCAGAAATGTTCCCAGGCACCACAGCACCTCTTGGGCCCTTCCCCTTAAGTTACTACCTGtcccattgctgctgctttggaaaccgctgcttttaaaatctgtatgtCGAGTGCATGGCACCTCAGCTATTTCACTTGCTCGCAGACAGCAGCCCCAGTCCCACTCCCCAGCTCCCgttgcccccagccctgctctccgGCCCCGCTCTCCTAGGCACGGCAGTGCATTTTTCTATGTGTAgttgccccccgccccggctccaTCCTGGCACCGTCCGCTCCCAAACCCCTCAGAGGCTACTGCAACAGATCCACAGAAGCTCTCACTCCTGACCTGGGAAATCCCCTTAACAAGAACTGGTTTTATTTAACAGAGACAAACCCACAGGGGAAATCTTTTCCAATGCATACCTGGTGGTGCTGTCTCCTATTTTATTAATATCCTACAGTTTTTAAATGTCATACATaaaatttttatacttttttatgtaaaatgttAAAACGGATCTTTACCAATGGCAAAGAAGCCCACCATCTTTCTAACACAACCCAGACAGAATTCAGGTTACAGAGCTGaaatggggagagaaagggcagcAGCAAAGGACAAATCACAAGAATCTCTAAGACCGATAGCACTGGAAAATGAAACTCCACCAGCAAATGTACTTGTACACCCCTTAGGGTACAACACACTCAAAGAAATGTGTTTATCCTAGACTACACTATAGAATATCAGTAAAAATGGAGTCCATGAAGTCTCTGGGACAAGAAGGACAGCCTAGCAAAAGAGTTTGATGCTCTCTTGGATTTTGTAGGTCCTGGGCTTTATCTCTGTAGCCCCAATGCATTCATTTCGATTCCAGCAAATAAGCTGTTTCAGAGCAAGAGTGCTAGTCCTTGGGCTGAGCCAAAGGGTCTGTGTTCCAATCTGGGAAACATGAAAATCCCTATTGTGCTGTCTCAGGCAGACTGCAAAGCTGATGTTCCTTGCTAAGTAGCGGTCCAAATCTTAGCTGAAATATCTAAAAGAGCCCCGCTATTTAACAGCAACAAAGATTTAAGCCAAGCACCTATATTTCCTAACAGGAGGCTTTCAGATGGCTTGGGAAGGTGCCCAATCCTCACATGACCCTATGAGGATGCTCTGCTGAAGGTATGAAACATAAAGGTCACTGGTTGCAAAGTGGTACTCAGCCCCACTCAGTTCCTACAGAAGAAGGACTAGAGATGGACAGGTCGGGCTGCATGTACTGGTAGGAGtgcttcttatttttataaaggaaaactgctgaaatattttcattcaaacCTTGAAGCTTGGCTTTTCTATGAAAATGTACCGTTTGGGTTTTAATGTGCTGACTGCCTCTGTTACAGTCCTGGGCAGCAAAAGGAAGGTAGGCTATTAACATCAGAGCAGGACAAGGTCAGAGGCCATTCACTCTGGGAAGGACCTGCTTTTTGCCCACGAGCTACACAGGCATGGGGAGCAAGTGGAGGCACTCAGAGCGGAAATTAAATGGGAGGGAAAACCTGGGCATGCAActggagcagagagagaagtgtGAGGGAAAAGGAGGCCAGGAACCACGGGTGAGGCTGCAGTTCTTTAATGAGAAGGAAAACTTCTCTTGCCAATGTGCTCATTTGTTTCTTGTCCCTAATGTCAAAACGAAGGCCAAAGGAAGATGTCGGGGTGGGACGGCGGATGGCAGCAGGGTGCCTGTCCCGTGTAGCTGCCTGGCTTACCCCAAAATGCCTGGGCCTCAGCAGGCCTGCAGAGAACCGGTACTGAGCTGGGCAGAAGCACTTAgcccctctgctgctgtttcccagCCTGTCATCCGCAGGAATTTCAGAAGCCCCTGGATTCCAGGCCTGCATACACTTCCCGCTGGCCTTTCCGGATGGGctgtgggaagagcagagaTGTTAGTTAGGGAATCCTTATTAACACACCCTCAAAACACCACCAGAGTCTTGGTCCACACAATAGGCAGAGAAAACCACAACAGAGGGAGCAGGCGTAGTGCTGCTCTGGTAGCCTGCACCAGAAGCTGCAGTTCtgctcccaactccttgtgtcAGCACCAGCAGAAGGGGCTCCACCCTCACCACCTTTTTCCTCCACTCCTGGGAAAGCCTGGAGGTTGACTGGATGCTTCTTCAAAGGAGCAAAAAGGGTAAGTGCTACAGATTCCCGGCTCTGGCTACGCCTCCCCAGCCAGcaaagagagatgaaaaaaaaatgtaggttCTCCATACCTCATAGTCTGGGTTTGGAACAGGGGGAGGACGCTGCATCTTCTGACCTGCAACAGAGGTAAAGAGAGGTCATCCTTGGTGATGATTCCTGTAAGACAGCATGAGGGACTTTCAGGGAGATGATCCCACGGTAATGCATAGCATGGGTCAACTTGCATGGCTTTATTATGAGCTTAGAGCTTTTAAAGGCCcaactgctgcaggcaggaggcctTATCATTATTTCGGAGGAAATCAGCTTTCTTTTAGAAAGGGTAAATTTCTGGCTTTCCTGGCTGGGAAGAAATACTTCAAAACAAGGCGGCCCCATAAGCAGAGGCCTGGGCCACAGCTCCACGATATGGATACCAGATCTATAGTCCTCTGCCTCAGCAAGCTGCACAGGCACGAGCACATCATCACAGTTCTGTTGAACCCAGCACACGATATGCACAGTAAGCACACAAGAGGGAACTTAGACATGCCGAAAGAGGCACATCAGCTTTGTGGAAGCAAGGGGAAAAGTGGCGATGCCTGAACTGCACAAAGCCCGGCTGGTGAGCACTCATGGTACTTGTCTGACGGGCAGTCTCCTGGCACAAATGTCATCATCAGCACTTCTTGAACGAATCCGAACCAGCATCGTGAGGTCACCACCCTGCATCACTTTACCCCAGCATTTATAACCCAGGAGCCCCACTGCTGGACCCACTGGGTCACCAAACCATGGCCCCAGAAATGAAAACGTATAGTTTTAATAACACCACAATTTCTAATCACATCTTCTGTGTGCGGGCCTAATAACTGGTCTTTGATTGCCTGAGACAAGCAGCTGAGCgggccagggccaggctgggtTTGCAACTACACTTGCAAGCTGAGCATCCGCCGTACAGAGTTTGCTTCAGCACAGAGTGGACGCTGCTGCGCAGCAGCCTGTGAAATGGTTCCCTATGCGCAGGAAGCCTTTGACACAACACGGTAGCCACACTCATCCCCTACAAGAAGGCAGCCCGGAGCAGGAGATGTGGCAAGCAGGAGTGTTGTTTGGTGAGGTCTTGGAGGCTTGGGGGGAACAGAGGACGCTCAGTCACTCGGCAGGGGCAAGCGCTTAATTTAGTGCTTAGCGGACATCACGGAAAGCAGAGATGCCTGAAATGGCTCTTACCTCGTGGCCGACTGCCAGCACTAGCACTCGCTCTCCCCTTCCTGTCTTTGCTGAAGTAATAGACCAGAATCAGCACCCCGAAGGTGATGAGAAGATCTGCAGTGATGATCCCTGTCACTGCCAAGGCATCCAGCTCCTCGCAGTTTGCACACACTGCCAGAAGGAGACATGAAGGTGCTCAGAGATGGGCACCCTTCCTTTCCAGCATGGAAAGTCCAGGCCTCACTAATCTGCTTAGTGCTAGCAGAAAAGATACAGTTCtgggtgggaaggagaaaagagcaaaCAGAGAGGAAGGGGGGCGGCAGAGGCTGTTCTATCCACCCCGCCATTTCGGTCTGCAAACAGGCACAGACCAGGGACTGGTGTGTGCAACCTCCTTCACTACCCTCTGCTGTTTGCATGGCCCGAGCCAGAGGCTGCAAAACATCTCCTAGATCATTGCTCTCCTCTGCCTATGCTGGAGTCTAAGTCCTGAATGCAGAGCAGCTGCCCAAACTTCAAAGGGCTCAGAGGCTTAAATCACTCTGTCAGGGTGGGGGTAAACTCCCCCTGGTTGATGGGTCATAGAAACCAGGCTGTGTGCTCCAGATGGGAGGTTTCCACTCTGCAAGGTAAGAAATGCTTCTGGCCTTTGTGACAGACATTACTCTTGCCCTGTAGCATGGCAGAAGCCCTATAAAAAAAGATCATGTGCTGTGTACGTGGGAACCATTGACATGCAACAAGCTTGAggacagaggaagggaaaggcatAGAGAGCAGGGAGATTCCTTTTGCCAAAAACATACTCTTGCACTCTTTTAATGCCCACACAGTGCTGGAAGGGCCTCAGCAGAATCGCATtcacccagcccagcagcactgaaaatggGGTCTCAGGTCCTAATACCCATCACTGAAATGTATAGAGTTTATCTTTAGCCTGTAGACCGAGTGTTTTTTCACTCACCTCTGGCGTTCAGGTACATTTCATACTTCTCTCCACCTGCTGAACAACTCACATTGACAGGAGAGCTGTCATGATTCTCTATAACATAGTTTTGCTCCTTGTTGTCTTGTTTCACCCCACTTAACTCCCAGAGTATAGGGTCTTTGCTGGAGGGACACCTGATTGTCACCGTGGTTCCGGAGATCTCCACCAGGAATTCTTTATTGGAAGGTGGGCCAATGAGAAGGGAAACCAGCATTACAAATGGCTTCTGAGCAGGCTTCCCTGCCCACCCTTGATCCCACCATGACACTTTGCTCTGCCAAATCTTTGATTTCATGGTATAATGTAAATTCCCTGTGTATGTGTCTTATGCGTGCATGCTTTCCTTTAGTTTTTTACACTGATTCTTTGCACCACTGAATGGTATCAAAACACCATCGCATAGCGTTCAACTTTGTGTCAGAGAGCCTGGCCACCTGCCATTCATTGTTCTCTTTATCCATATGCTTGCTGCTCTCTGCAAATGGCCAACCCTGCTTGGAGACCACTAACAGTAATTAGGGGCAACTGACGACAGCCAGTTTTTCAAATCAGTGAGATCAGTAACAATTAATGAACAGGGAATGTTTCCTGTCCtacaatatttacaaaattcaaatatttgcatttgactTTTTAGTCCTCACTTGTGAGGCATAGTTGGTCTTTTTATCATACTAAATAGTTAAGAATGCTGGTAAAATACACTTACCCTGCTGAGCTGTGGTGCCAActacaaaagaaagaacagtAAGTGTTAAGTAATTTAGCTGCTGATATCATACACTTTTCCTACTTGAAGGATATCCTTTCTGAACTAAGCTGCTTGAAAGAGATGTTTCTACTCCTCTATTTGTGCTAAAGGCATTAGAAACATTCTGTTAGCTGAGACAGGATGTTGTTTTGCAATGAAGCCTTTTCCTTTGGAAGCCATCTTTAGCACGGACTAAGGCAGAATGGAAATTTGAGTAATCTTCCGACCCAGTTTAGAAAAAGCGTTATTGCAAGCTGTACACCCaacaattttgctttattatcATGGACCAAAGACTGCTGGGAAATCATGCCTGCTTTCTGCAGTAAGAACCATTGTCCTCTGCAGGAGTGTACTCACTGGAGGATTGGTCCCTGACACTTGATTTAACTCTGTAAAGCAGTTTAtctgtgtgatttttctctcGGTAGGAAACAAGTAGCTCCATTGAAGACTCTGGAGCTGGAGTACTATAGAAACAGTTTTTAGGAGGTCTGAATCAGACTTGTGATTTGCTTTAAAGACATTTGTTGATagaaagtaagtaaataaaGGAATGACCTGGATACATATGCTCAGCGCTGTTGTCTCATCCCAGGTAATTCTTGCTTTACAATAGGAGTTACTTGTAACAAAATTGTAGATTTGAAACTCCGCAGGCATAGGACTTGGCTGGAGAGAAGGTGAtttgatgcttttttctttatagaagatgaatttaaatttgaaaaaagaacaagCCATTGCTAAACCAAATGTTTTCAATCTTCTCAACGAATAGCAGTTGGTATTTGCAGCACATTGGCAGAGTAGCTGTACTCCTAGTATAGTATCTTTTAATTATCTTTCAAACTTATCTCTCATAGTTACCAGGGGTTTTTTATAGTCTTTACAGATAGTCTGCACTTCATCCTAAACCAGCTTTCTAAATGCTGGTCAGTTCAAACTGGTACCATGGAAATTGCTACTGCTCCCATGATATCACCATGCATTGGAACTGAAGTTAGTTACCCATGATCACAAAATGGATTAAGAAAAGTGCATGAATAAAAcgtaaaaacaaaattaaaaccacagaacCTTATCATTCAcattgctgcagaaagcagtgcATCAAACTCCAACCCTGCTGCATGACATTTGGAGACCAGGCATCTTAGTGAATCAGCTAGTAAGGAAAAATTCACTAGGGACCTTAGGTTCTTTTCTCCAGCCTGAAAGCATCGGATTCCCATTTCTCTGTCCCTGCACTCTGAAGGGAATGCTCactctggagagcagcagctctacAGGCACTGCACATGCCAGTTGCACATGTGGCTGCAGGTACTTTGCAAAACCGGTCACGCACCCTGatgccttctcctctgcagcccctgggcagccACCCTCCTGGTCCCTGTGGGCTTCTGGCCAGCTGTACTCACCCATGCACAGTAGGAGTCCCAGGAGAGGCAAGGACTGCTCCAACCTCATCTTCGTATTCCTCCTTCTCTTGATCTTCTCTATCACATCAGATTGGCATCACTGAGGCTGGCtgtgagggaagaaagaagacatTGCCTTTCAAGTTCTCTCTTACAAGAAAGAGGCCCAAGATTTTTTCCCGGAATTGTGTACAGCAATGAactgagcagtgctggggagACTCACTGTTTCCAGTGAAACCTGCAAGCAGGCAAGACAGACACAGAAGACGTTTGGTAAAATGAGCCCATGTCAGGAAGTGCGGAGGCTCAAAACGTCTTCACAGAACGTCATTGACAGCAAGGGGTGGCTGCTCTGCACCAGCCCAGTTTGAGTTTCCGGAGACCTGTTGTAACTGCccaaggagcagcaggagagagaacTGAGCCTGGATCAGATTTGCTGTCAGGACCTTCCTAACAACTTTTCAAAGTGAGCGCTTCTAAGTTCGAACTACTGCAAGCAACTTAACATAGCGAGGGAATAAACAAGGGAACCAGAAATGCTACAAGAAGCTCAGCACCTAGAAACACCGTATAGCCAGCAGAAATGAGCCTGTAAGTGCCAGGCTGTAAAACCTGGGGGGTTTAGTCACTGATGATGCAATCTAGACTctgcttttgttattttgctCTAACAGAACCCATTTATTCCTGCTGCCTCTTCAAGAGTGGCGTTCACCAGCTC is a genomic window containing:
- the LOC129196166 gene encoding T-cell surface glycoprotein CD3 gamma chain, encoding MWRGRALGVWVLLASLAVASWGFQGQKVIVKEASGKVFLQCVGSQSEVIWKKDETEMGNTTQLDLGAIYDDPRGIYTCTMGGQQSPSLQVHYRMCQNCIEVDAPTISGIVVADVVATVFLAVAVYCITGQDKGRMSRASDRQNLIANEQLYQPLGERDDGQYSRLAPAKARK
- the LOC129196176 gene encoding T-cell surface glycoprotein CD3 epsilon chain isoform X2 yields the protein MRLEQSLPLLGLLLCMVGTTAQQEFLVEISGTTVTIRCPSSKDPILWELSGVKQDNKEQNYVIENHDSSPVNVSCSAGGEKYEMYLNARVCANCEELDALAVTGIITADLLITFGVLILVYYFSKDRKGRASASAGSRPRGQKMQRPPPVPNPDYEPIRKGQREVYAGLESRGF
- the LOC129196176 gene encoding T-cell surface glycoprotein CD3 epsilon chain isoform X1, which produces MRLEQSLPLLGLLLCMVGTTAQQEFLVEISGTTVTIRCPSSKDPILWELSGVKQDNKEQNYVIENHDSSPVNVSCSAGGEKYEMYLNARVCANCEELDALAVTGIITADLLITFGVLILVYYFSKDRKGRASASAGSRPRGQKMQRPPPVPNPDYEVWRTYIFFSSLFAGWGGVARAGNL